A single Micromonospora sp. CCTCC AA 2012012 DNA region contains:
- a CDS encoding non-ribosomal peptide synthetase/type I polyketide synthase, protein MSPASGDIAIVGMAGRFPGAPDVATFWRNLRGGVESVTFWDDETLRAAGISDETLADPAYVRAASVLDGIEHFDAAFFGYHAREAALIDPQQRLFLECAWHALEDAGYAPGAVDATVGVYAGSALSTYLLGNVLAGRVAGTIGETLELLVTNDKDYLPNRVAFKLGLGGPAVAVQTACSSSLVAVHVAAQALLEGECDVALAGGAAIRLPQPSGYLWQEGLIFSRDGHCRPFDAAATGTVFGSGVGVVVLKRLEDALTDGDHVEAVIKGSAVTNDGSAKVGYTAPGVDGQARAVATALGLAGIDPATVTAVEAHGTGTPLGDPIEVTALNRVFAPRMRRRGGIALASVKSNVGHLDTAAGVTGLIKAVLQLKHRELVPSLHFDKPNPEIDFTDSPFRVTTELREWTVDDVPRRIGVSSFGMGGTNAHVVVEEAPTPAPLPPPARAAQVITISARTPEALDAAGAQLAAALTAPDAPPLADAAWTLHRGRVPARYRRAVVAADAGEAAAALADPARAVTGTAVDRPRLVFLFPGQGSQHPGMGADLYATEPAWRDALDAVAADLAPHLGLDLRTVLYPAADVDPAEAARRLESTDLAQPALFAVEYATTAMLASYGILPDAMIGHSVGELTAACLAGVLDRADAARLVATRGRLMAAMPPGAMLSVALGEDEVRPLLTPTLSLAAANAPDLSVVSGPDGDVAALAALLAERGVSHRRLHTSHAFHSAMMDPVREPFAAALAGVRFAPPTLPFVANRTGEWITDREATDPAYWAGHVRDTVRFGASVALVAGPDAVLLEVGPGRTLGTLARQVTREATVLASLPAPGDPPAGPHPGPALLGRLWAAGVDVDLADEGPRRRVSLPGYPFQRRRYWITPSGDSGPLDLARLSGGAPEPDADPTAGLDGRPPVQTPYVAPRDDRERLVAAIWQDLLGAAPIGVDDNFVELGGHSLLATRVVARVNEAFGSRIGLREMLAAPTVAGVAALVAAGRTEDDAEPEPGLPLAVPAPDQLHEPFPLAEIQQAQWLGRLGSVEGGNVAAHVYWEVETGEVDLDRLTGTWQEVVRRHGMLRAVVGDDGRQRILPDPGPYVIEATDLRDRPADEVERFLAERRETLSHQMRPVDVWPLWDVRATLLPGGRTRLHLGFDLMIADIGSIRLVSRDWRRIHQQAGGLAPLEVTYRDYVLATEELRGSPLHQRSLEYWRERIAQLPPRPDLPLAVAPAAVTRPEPVSFDLELDRATWKRITDRAGGHGLTPSAVLLAVYAYALGAWCRSGRFTVNVTVTNRLPVHPHVGDLVGEFASFDLLPVDLTAAGSVARLARHLQEQSWQDLEHRYVSGVEVLREMARARGGAAGAVMPVVFTSTVVQESEPGDETWFGWLGEMVHEVAQTPQVWLDFALLETADGVRMSWHGVRQLFPDGVLDAVFAAFSRLTTALADDEAAWQADPGDLRPAAQRELVAAANDTAGPPADGLLHAPFVEWATREPDRPAVVTAEETVSYGQLHRHACAVAHRLREVGVRPDELVAVAVDKSPAQVAAALGVLLAGAAYLPVDPDLPADRQDHLVSFGECRAVLTRAGGPTRSWPDGVTELVVDLATDPPAGTDTAPEPQAGPDDLAYVIFTSGSTGTPKGVTIRHRAARNTIDDINSRYAVGPDDAALGLSSLSFDLSVYDVFGLLGAGGRLVLPRHGSNRDPGHWAELVAAHRVTVWNSVPALAQMLADQVAGSGPADALEPVRLFLMSGDWIPVDLPGRLRQLAPHSLPVSLGGATEASIWSISYEIGEVDPAWESIPYGRALRNQTFHVLNDRWQECPVWVTGELFIGGAGLADGYWRDEEKTAARFVTHPVTGERLYRTGDLGRWRPDGTIEFLGREDFQVKVGGYRIELGEIEAALTRHPGVTAAVAAALGDRHHRRLVAYVVPADPAADRDALVEAVRAEAARLLPAYMVPTVVVALDRLPLSANGKVDRSALPDPARLAGPDAPTGEATPTALLLARLVGEVLGQPDVGPFDNFFAIGGDSITGIQIVGRATAEGIEITPADLFAHQIVADLAAVAEARATAAGRDTADGSFPLTPWQRALLGPDGPTRPLGAQVLDVPMPPDLDADAAGRVLAALLAAHPALRLRLVDGPDGWRQRIGVEDEPYVPLIDLAPLPESRRAAARAQMVADMRAELDPVEGPLTRAALFDLGDGERRLVLLVADLAVDARSWAPLWADLRRALDRAAVGAEPQLPAPPVPLARWAERLAAVDQPSPVDPGDDGLAPLPLGSATPGASWRRVLRVPEARALLDAASRAYRLTADEVVLVALAAALAGTGSGRVVLDVEHDLRADGVADLDVTGAVGPYATVAPLTLTLAGDLAELVPAVKEQHRQAAARPVPADRPAQLLLRHLGDLNGAPGAAGGPAGAPRAYDGPGHRLVVTGHLAAGDLLVELHAPGAGPADTATLDALADALDAALVELAAHCARPGAGTVSPSDFPLAGLGGADLTAFLTAVTSRRPTADPADDSTDRSAADTEGTPR, encoded by the coding sequence GTGAGCCCGGCGAGCGGCGACATCGCGATCGTCGGCATGGCGGGCCGGTTCCCCGGTGCCCCCGACGTGGCCACCTTCTGGCGCAACCTGCGCGGCGGCGTCGAGTCGGTCACCTTCTGGGACGACGAGACGCTGCGGGCCGCCGGGATCAGCGACGAGACCCTGGCCGACCCGGCGTACGTGCGGGCCGCCTCGGTGCTCGACGGCATCGAGCACTTCGACGCCGCGTTCTTCGGCTACCACGCCCGCGAGGCGGCGCTGATCGACCCGCAGCAGCGCCTCTTCCTGGAGTGCGCCTGGCACGCCCTGGAGGACGCCGGGTACGCCCCGGGCGCCGTCGACGCCACCGTCGGCGTCTACGCCGGCAGCGCCCTGTCCACGTACCTGCTCGGCAACGTGCTGGCCGGTCGGGTGGCGGGCACCATCGGCGAGACGCTGGAACTGCTGGTCACCAACGACAAGGACTACCTGCCCAACCGGGTCGCCTTCAAGCTGGGGCTGGGCGGGCCGGCGGTGGCCGTGCAGACCGCCTGCTCGTCGTCGCTGGTCGCGGTGCACGTCGCTGCGCAGGCCCTGCTGGAGGGGGAGTGCGACGTCGCGCTGGCCGGCGGCGCGGCGATCCGGCTGCCCCAGCCCAGCGGCTACCTCTGGCAGGAGGGGCTGATCTTCTCCCGGGACGGGCACTGCCGCCCGTTCGACGCCGCCGCCACCGGCACCGTCTTCGGCAGCGGCGTCGGCGTGGTGGTCCTCAAACGCCTGGAGGACGCCCTCACCGACGGCGACCACGTCGAGGCCGTCATCAAGGGCAGCGCGGTCACCAACGACGGGTCGGCGAAGGTCGGCTACACCGCGCCCGGGGTGGACGGGCAGGCCCGCGCCGTGGCGACCGCGCTGGGCCTGGCCGGGATCGACCCGGCCACCGTCACCGCCGTCGAGGCGCACGGCACCGGCACCCCGCTGGGCGACCCGATCGAGGTGACCGCCCTGAACCGGGTCTTCGCCCCCCGGATGCGGCGGCGCGGCGGGATCGCGCTGGCGTCGGTGAAGTCCAACGTGGGACACCTGGACACCGCCGCCGGGGTCACCGGACTGATCAAGGCGGTGCTCCAGCTCAAGCACCGGGAGCTGGTGCCGAGCCTGCACTTCGACAAGCCCAACCCCGAGATCGACTTCACCGACTCGCCGTTCCGGGTCACCACCGAACTGCGCGAGTGGACGGTCGACGACGTGCCGCGCCGGATCGGGGTCAGCTCCTTCGGCATGGGCGGCACCAACGCCCACGTCGTCGTCGAGGAGGCACCCACCCCGGCCCCGCTGCCGCCGCCGGCCCGCGCCGCGCAGGTGATCACGATCTCGGCGCGTACCCCCGAGGCGTTGGACGCGGCCGGCGCGCAGCTCGCCGCGGCCCTGACCGCGCCGGACGCCCCGCCGCTGGCCGACGCGGCCTGGACCCTGCACCGGGGCCGGGTGCCGGCCCGGTACCGGCGCGCGGTGGTCGCCGCCGACGCGGGCGAGGCCGCCGCCGCGCTGGCCGACCCGGCCCGCGCCGTCACCGGCACGGCCGTCGACCGGCCCCGGCTGGTCTTCCTCTTCCCCGGCCAGGGCAGCCAGCACCCGGGCATGGGCGCCGACCTGTACGCCACCGAACCGGCCTGGCGCGACGCCCTCGACGCGGTCGCCGCCGACCTGGCCCCGCACCTGGGCCTGGACCTGCGCACCGTGCTGTATCCCGCCGCCGACGTCGACCCCGCCGAGGCGGCCCGGCGGCTGGAGTCCACCGACCTGGCCCAGCCGGCGCTGTTCGCCGTCGAGTACGCCACCACCGCGATGCTCGCCTCGTACGGGATCCTCCCGGACGCGATGATCGGCCACAGCGTCGGCGAGCTGACCGCCGCCTGCCTCGCCGGTGTCCTGGACCGGGCCGACGCGGCCCGCCTGGTCGCCACCCGGGGTCGGCTGATGGCGGCGATGCCGCCCGGCGCGATGCTCTCGGTCGCCCTCGGCGAGGACGAGGTCCGTCCCCTGCTCACCCCGACCCTCTCCCTGGCCGCGGCGAACGCCCCCGACCTGAGCGTGGTCTCCGGCCCCGACGGGGACGTCGCCGCCCTCGCGGCGCTCCTCGCCGAGCGGGGCGTGTCCCACCGGCGGCTGCACACCTCACACGCCTTCCACTCGGCGATGATGGACCCGGTCCGTGAGCCGTTCGCCGCCGCCCTGGCCGGGGTCCGGTTCGCCCCGCCGACGCTGCCGTTCGTCGCCAACCGCACCGGCGAGTGGATCACCGACCGGGAGGCCACCGACCCCGCCTACTGGGCGGGGCACGTCCGCGACACCGTCCGCTTCGGGGCGTCCGTGGCGCTGGTCGCCGGCCCCGACGCGGTGCTGCTGGAGGTCGGTCCCGGCCGGACGCTCGGCACCCTGGCCCGACAGGTCACCCGGGAGGCGACCGTGCTGGCGAGCCTGCCCGCCCCGGGCGACCCGCCGGCCGGGCCGCACCCGGGACCGGCCCTGCTCGGCCGACTCTGGGCGGCCGGCGTCGACGTCGACCTCGCCGACGAGGGCCCCCGCCGCCGGGTGTCCCTGCCCGGCTACCCGTTCCAGCGCCGCCGCTACTGGATCACCCCGAGCGGGGACAGCGGCCCGCTGGACCTCGCCCGGCTGTCCGGCGGCGCACCGGAACCGGACGCCGACCCCACCGCCGGGCTGGACGGACGCCCCCCGGTGCAGACCCCGTACGTGGCCCCCCGCGACGACCGGGAGCGCCTGGTCGCCGCCATCTGGCAGGACCTGCTCGGCGCGGCCCCGATCGGGGTGGACGACAACTTCGTCGAACTCGGCGGGCACTCGCTGCTGGCCACCCGGGTGGTCGCCCGCGTCAACGAGGCGTTCGGCAGCCGGATCGGGCTGCGCGAGATGCTCGCCGCGCCGACCGTCGCCGGGGTGGCCGCCCTGGTCGCCGCCGGCCGGACCGAGGACGACGCCGAGCCGGAGCCCGGCCTGCCGCTCGCCGTGCCCGCCCCGGACCAGCTCCACGAGCCGTTCCCGCTGGCGGAGATCCAGCAGGCCCAGTGGCTGGGCCGGCTCGGCAGCGTCGAGGGCGGCAACGTCGCCGCGCACGTCTACTGGGAGGTCGAGACCGGCGAGGTCGACCTGGACCGGCTCACCGGGACGTGGCAGGAGGTGGTCCGCCGGCACGGGATGCTCCGCGCGGTCGTCGGCGACGACGGCCGACAGCGGATCCTGCCCGACCCCGGCCCGTACGTCATCGAGGCCACCGACCTGCGCGACCGCCCCGCCGACGAGGTCGAACGGTTCCTCGCCGAGCGGCGCGAAACCCTGTCGCACCAGATGCGGCCGGTCGACGTGTGGCCGCTGTGGGACGTCCGGGCCACCCTGCTGCCCGGCGGCCGGACCCGGCTGCACCTCGGCTTCGACCTGATGATCGCCGACATCGGCAGCATCCGGCTGGTCTCCCGCGACTGGCGCCGCATCCACCAGCAGGCCGGTGGCCTCGCCCCGCTGGAGGTCACCTACCGCGACTACGTGCTGGCCACCGAGGAGCTGCGCGGCAGCCCACTGCACCAGCGGTCGCTGGAGTACTGGCGGGAGCGGATCGCGCAGCTGCCGCCCCGGCCGGACCTGCCGCTCGCCGTCGCGCCCGCCGCCGTCACCCGACCCGAGCCGGTCTCCTTCGACCTGGAACTGGACCGGGCCACCTGGAAACGGATCACCGACCGGGCCGGCGGCCACGGACTGACCCCGTCGGCGGTGCTGCTCGCCGTCTACGCGTACGCGCTGGGCGCCTGGTGCCGCTCCGGGCGGTTCACCGTCAACGTGACCGTCACCAACCGGCTCCCCGTGCACCCGCACGTCGGCGACCTGGTCGGCGAGTTCGCCTCGTTCGACCTGCTCCCGGTCGACCTGACCGCCGCCGGCAGCGTGGCGCGGCTCGCCCGGCACCTGCAGGAGCAGAGCTGGCAGGACCTGGAACACCGCTACGTCAGCGGCGTCGAGGTGCTGCGCGAGATGGCCCGCGCCCGGGGCGGGGCCGCCGGCGCGGTGATGCCGGTGGTCTTCACCAGCACCGTCGTGCAGGAGAGCGAACCGGGCGACGAGACCTGGTTCGGCTGGCTCGGCGAGATGGTGCACGAGGTCGCCCAGACCCCGCAGGTGTGGCTCGACTTCGCCCTGCTGGAGACCGCCGACGGGGTCCGGATGAGCTGGCACGGGGTCCGGCAGCTCTTCCCCGACGGGGTGCTCGACGCGGTCTTCGCCGCGTTCAGCCGGCTCACCACCGCTCTCGCCGACGACGAGGCCGCCTGGCAGGCCGACCCCGGTGACCTGCGCCCCGCCGCCCAGCGGGAACTCGTCGCGGCGGCCAACGACACCGCCGGGCCGCCCGCCGACGGGCTGCTGCACGCCCCGTTCGTCGAGTGGGCCACCCGCGAGCCGGACCGCCCGGCGGTGGTCACCGCCGAGGAGACCGTCAGCTACGGCCAGCTCCACCGGCACGCCTGCGCCGTCGCGCACCGGCTGCGCGAGGTCGGGGTACGCCCCGACGAGCTGGTCGCCGTCGCGGTGGACAAGTCTCCCGCGCAGGTCGCCGCGGCGCTCGGGGTGCTGCTGGCCGGCGCGGCGTACCTGCCGGTGGACCCGGACCTGCCCGCCGACCGGCAGGACCACCTGGTGTCGTTCGGTGAGTGCCGGGCGGTGCTGACCCGGGCCGGCGGCCCGACCCGCTCCTGGCCGGACGGGGTCACCGAACTGGTCGTCGACCTTGCTACCGACCCACCGGCCGGTACGGACACCGCGCCCGAGCCGCAGGCCGGCCCCGACGACCTCGCCTACGTCATCTTCACCTCCGGCTCGACCGGCACCCCCAAGGGCGTGACGATCCGCCACCGGGCGGCCCGCAACACCATCGACGACATCAACTCCCGCTACGCGGTGGGCCCCGACGACGCCGCGCTCGGGTTGTCCTCGCTGAGCTTCGACCTCTCCGTCTACGACGTGTTCGGGCTGCTCGGCGCCGGCGGTCGGCTGGTGCTGCCCCGGCACGGCAGCAACCGGGACCCGGGCCACTGGGCGGAGCTGGTCGCCGCGCACCGGGTGACCGTGTGGAACTCGGTGCCGGCGCTGGCGCAGATGCTCGCCGACCAGGTGGCCGGCAGCGGACCGGCGGACGCGCTGGAGCCGGTACGGCTGTTCCTGATGTCCGGCGACTGGATCCCGGTCGACCTGCCGGGCCGGTTGCGGCAGCTCGCCCCGCACAGCCTGCCGGTGAGCCTCGGCGGCGCCACCGAGGCGTCGATCTGGTCGATCTCCTACGAGATCGGCGAGGTGGACCCCGCCTGGGAGTCCATCCCGTACGGCCGGGCGCTGCGCAACCAGACCTTCCACGTGCTCAACGACCGCTGGCAGGAGTGCCCGGTCTGGGTGACCGGCGAGCTGTTCATCGGCGGCGCCGGCCTGGCCGACGGGTACTGGCGCGACGAGGAGAAGACCGCCGCCCGGTTCGTCACCCACCCGGTGACGGGGGAGCGGCTCTATCGCACCGGTGACCTGGGCCGGTGGCGTCCGGACGGGACGATCGAGTTCCTCGGCCGGGAGGACTTCCAGGTCAAGGTCGGCGGCTACCGGATCGAGCTGGGCGAGATCGAGGCGGCCCTGACCCGCCACCCCGGGGTGACCGCCGCGGTCGCCGCCGCCCTCGGCGACCGCCACCACCGGCGGCTCGTCGCGTACGTGGTGCCGGCCGACCCCGCCGCCGACCGGGACGCGCTGGTCGAGGCGGTCCGCGCGGAGGCCGCCCGCCTGCTGCCGGCGTACATGGTGCCGACCGTGGTGGTGGCGCTGGACCGGCTGCCGCTGTCGGCCAACGGCAAGGTGGACCGGTCGGCCCTGCCCGACCCGGCCCGGCTGGCCGGCCCGGACGCGCCGACCGGCGAGGCGACCCCCACCGCGCTGCTGCTGGCCCGACTGGTCGGGGAGGTCCTCGGCCAGCCCGACGTGGGACCGTTCGACAACTTCTTCGCCATCGGCGGGGACTCCATCACCGGCATCCAGATCGTCGGCCGGGCCACCGCCGAGGGCATCGAGATCACCCCCGCCGACCTGTTCGCCCACCAGATCGTCGCCGACCTCGCCGCGGTCGCCGAGGCCCGCGCCACCGCCGCCGGCCGGGACACCGCCGACGGCAGCTTCCCGCTCACCCCGTGGCAGCGGGCCCTGCTCGGGCCGGACGGGCCGACCCGCCCGCTCGGCGCGCAGGTGCTCGACGTGCCGATGCCGCCCGACCTGGACGCCGACGCCGCCGGCCGGGTGCTGGCCGCCCTACTCGCCGCCCACCCCGCCCTGCGGTTGCGCCTGGTCGACGGCCCGGACGGCTGGCGGCAGCGGATCGGCGTGGAGGACGAGCCGTACGTGCCGCTGATCGACCTCGCCCCGCTGCCCGAGAGTCGGCGGGCGGCGGCCCGCGCCCAGATGGTCGCCGACATGCGCGCCGAACTCGACCCGGTCGAGGGTCCGCTGACCCGGGCCGCCCTGTTCGACCTCGGCGACGGGGAACGCCGGCTGGTGCTGCTGGTCGCCGACCTCGCGGTGGACGCCCGCTCCTGGGCGCCGCTCTGGGCCGACCTGCGGCGGGCCCTGGACCGGGCCGCCGTCGGAGCCGAGCCGCAGCTACCCGCCCCGCCCGTGCCGCTGGCCCGCTGGGCGGAGCGGCTGGCCGCCGTCGACCAGCCGTCGCCGGTCGACCCCGGCGACGACGGGCTCGCGCCGCTCCCGCTGGGTTCGGCCACGCCGGGCGCGAGCTGGCGGCGGGTGCTACGGGTGCCGGAAGCGCGGGCCCTGCTCGACGCGGCGTCCCGGGCGTACCGGCTGACCGCCGACGAGGTGGTGCTGGTCGCGCTCGCCGCCGCGCTGGCCGGCACGGGCAGCGGCCGGGTGGTGCTGGACGTCGAGCACGACCTGCGCGCCGACGGCGTCGCCGACCTCGACGTCACCGGCGCGGTCGGCCCGTACGCGACCGTCGCTCCGCTCACCCTGACGCTGGCCGGCGACCTGGCGGAGCTGGTGCCGGCGGTCAAGGAACAGCACCGGCAGGCCGCTGCCCGGCCGGTGCCGGCCGACCGACCCGCGCAACTGCTGCTGCGGCACCTGGGCGACCTCAACGGGGCGCCCGGCGCGGCCGGCGGACCGGCGGGCGCGCCCCGGGCGTACGACGGCCCCGGGCACCGGCTGGTGGTCACCGGGCACCTGGCCGCCGGCGACCTGCTGGTCGAGCTGCACGCCCCGGGTGCGGGACCGGCCGACACCGCCACCCTGGACGCGCTGG